In a genomic window of Deltaproteobacteria bacterium:
- a CDS encoding ABC transporter permease — protein sequence MNTVHRVAALIRKELQMLLAEPQSRVLVIMPVLLQIILFPLAATLEVKNNTLAVLNEDGGQASLELEQRFAQAAAFTRILHPSGAGQIDDILDAQKAIAVVRFPPDFTQDLLHGETASMQLLLDGRRSNSGQIAASYIQDIAIAYFNEQAEAGGVRIDSELIVRHRYNPNLDYSWFILPCLIAIILTISALILTALSVAREREQGTFDQLLVSPLTLEMIMVGKAAAVLLVGLFQASIIIAAAVFVYKVPLSGSLGLIYASAVLYFFALVGVGLFISALCATQQQAFLGAFSFMMPAILLSGYASPVENMPQWLQAATWVNPIRHYIVIVKSIYLKDASLGFVLENSLPLVVIAVATLAVAVLIFRKKFG from the coding sequence ATGAACACAGTGCACCGCGTCGCGGCCCTGATCCGCAAGGAACTGCAAATGCTCCTGGCCGAGCCCCAAAGCCGGGTCCTGGTCATCATGCCGGTCCTGCTCCAGATCATTCTCTTTCCCCTGGCCGCGACCCTGGAGGTCAAGAACAACACCCTGGCCGTGCTCAACGAGGATGGCGGCCAGGCCTCCCTGGAATTGGAACAGCGCTTCGCCCAGGCCGCGGCCTTCACCCGGATTCTCCATCCAAGCGGGGCAGGTCAAATCGACGACATCCTCGATGCCCAGAAAGCCATCGCCGTGGTCCGCTTTCCCCCGGACTTCACCCAAGACCTGCTCCACGGTGAAACGGCGTCCATGCAGCTTCTGCTGGACGGCCGGCGCTCCAACAGCGGCCAAATAGCGGCCAGCTACATCCAGGATATCGCCATCGCCTATTTCAACGAACAGGCCGAAGCGGGCGGCGTCCGGATCGATTCGGAACTGATCGTCCGCCATCGCTACAACCCGAACCTGGACTACTCCTGGTTCATCCTGCCCTGCCTCATCGCCATCATCCTGACCATCAGCGCCCTCATCCTGACCGCCCTGTCCGTGGCCAGGGAGCGGGAACAGGGCACCTTCGACCAACTGCTGGTCTCGCCCCTGACCCTGGAGATGATCATGGTCGGCAAGGCCGCGGCCGTGCTCCTGGTGGGGCTGTTCCAGGCCAGCATCATCATCGCGGCCGCCGTCTTCGTGTACAAGGTACCCTTGTCCGGCTCCCTGGGCCTGATCTACGCCAGCGCCGTGCTCTATTTTTTCGCCCTGGTCGGAGTGGGCCTGTTCATCAGCGCCCTGTGCGCCACCCAGCAGCAAGCCTTTCTCGGCGCCTTTTCCTTCATGATGCCGGCCATTCTCCTGTCCGGCTACGCCTCGCCCGTGGAAAACATGCCCCAATGGCTCCAGGCCGCGACCTGGGTCAATCCCATCCGCCACTATATCGTCATCGTGAAAAGCATCTATCTCAAGGACGCGTCCCTGGGGTTCGTGCTCGAAAACAGTCTGCCCCTGGTGGTCATCGCCGTGGCCACCCTGGCCGTCGCCGTGCTCATCTTTCGCAAGAAATTCGGCTAA
- a CDS encoding ABC transporter permease, producing MTTVSWRRLRALCVKESRQILRDPSSGVVAFVLPMLLLVIFGYGINLDTDLLRLGLCDEDGGREATRFASQLTGSPYFAVTEGSRPTLDRLLEDGVIRGYVVVPADFSARLSQGQLPAQIQVITDGTEPNTANFVAAYTKNAWQEWRQTRARDLGRSVPRGTDMEVRHWFNPSAISRHYLIPGSIVIIMTVIGAMLTSLVVAREWERGTMEALLASPVTRAELLLSKLLPYYSLGMISMAVVVFSSVFVMGVPFRGSVAALGLVTTVFLLSMLGIGLFISSAMRNQFDSAQTTLNVAFLPAAMLSGAFFVISSMPAPIRALTYLLPPRYFVSSLQTIFLAGDVWAIIIPDVAFLTGTSILFLALTALKTTHRLDG from the coding sequence ATGACCACCGTATCGTGGCGCAGACTGCGCGCCTTGTGCGTCAAGGAAAGCCGCCAGATCCTGCGCGACCCGAGCAGCGGCGTGGTGGCCTTCGTGCTGCCCATGCTGCTCCTGGTCATCTTCGGCTATGGCATCAATCTGGACACGGATCTGCTCCGCCTGGGCCTGTGCGACGAGGACGGCGGCCGGGAAGCGACCCGGTTCGCGTCCCAGCTCACGGGATCACCCTACTTCGCCGTGACCGAAGGCAGCCGGCCAACCCTGGACCGCCTGCTCGAGGACGGTGTTATCCGGGGCTATGTTGTCGTGCCGGCCGATTTCTCGGCCCGCCTGAGCCAAGGCCAACTCCCGGCCCAGATCCAGGTCATCACCGACGGGACCGAGCCCAACACGGCCAATTTCGTGGCCGCCTACACAAAAAACGCCTGGCAGGAATGGCGGCAAACCCGAGCCCGCGACCTGGGCCGGTCCGTTCCGCGCGGAACGGACATGGAGGTGCGCCACTGGTTCAATCCCTCGGCCATCAGCCGCCACTATCTCATTCCCGGCTCCATCGTCATCATCATGACCGTCATCGGCGCCATGCTGACCTCGCTGGTGGTGGCCAGGGAGTGGGAACGCGGCACCATGGAGGCGCTCTTGGCCTCTCCCGTGACCCGCGCCGAGCTGCTCCTGTCCAAACTCCTGCCCTACTACAGCCTGGGCATGATCTCCATGGCCGTGGTCGTTTTTTCCTCCGTCTTCGTCATGGGCGTGCCCTTTCGCGGCTCCGTCGCCGCCCTGGGCCTGGTGACCACGGTCTTTCTGCTGAGCATGCTCGGCATTGGCCTGTTCATCTCCTCGGCCATGCGCAACCAGTTCGACAGCGCCCAAACCACGCTCAACGTGGCGTTTCTGCCAGCGGCCATGCTCTCGGGCGCGTTCTTCGTCATCTCGAGCATGCCCGCGCCCATCCGGGCCCTGACCTATCTGCTCCCGCCGCGCTACTTCGTCAGTTCCCTGCAAACCATTTTCCTGGCCGGTGACGTCTGGGCCATCATCATCCCGGACGTGGCCTTCCTGACCGGAACAAGCATCCTGTTCCTGGCCCTGACCGCCCTCAAGACCACCCACCGACTGGACGGCTGA
- a CDS encoding ABC transporter ATP-binding protein, translating to MTTAVTLSGLTKIFPGLKTPALDAVDATIGAGVITGVAGPDGAGKTTLMRLMAGLLRADDGSIAVLGLDPLTSTRALRRRVGYMPQKFGLYEDLSVIENLNLHADLRGVIGQERDATLARLLAFTDLHQFMDRLAGRLSGGMKQKLGLACALLGRPDLLLLDEPGVGVDPISRRELWKMVRELAGQGMAVVWSTAYLDEAEACDEVLLLHDGRLLFAGPPRNLTGRLAGRCLHLRGVTGRLRQALGRVLRRPEVADGVIQGRNLRVVLRDGAARPDPIDLDLPGQPRWSEVAPRFEDAFIDLLGGGPGGDSVLARSMPQRNGNGTDLIVAEDLTKMFGDFAATDRVTFSVHAGEIFGLLGPNGAGKSTTFKMMCGLLKPTSGRAEVMGIDLRRSPAKARQRLGYMAQKFSLYGKLTVLQNLEFFSGVYGLAGTRQRQAVNEMIESFHLQPFLDVPTDDLSLGYKQRIALACAAMHEPDILFLDEPTSGVDPITRREFWNHINGVVEKGVTVMVTTHFMDEAEYCDRIGLVHQGRLIALAPPDDLKASVISADLPDPTMEDAFIELINRRERA from the coding sequence ATGACCACGGCCGTCACCCTGTCTGGTCTGACCAAGATCTTCCCTGGCCTGAAAACTCCGGCCCTGGACGCGGTCGACGCGACCATCGGGGCCGGGGTCATCACCGGCGTCGCCGGTCCGGACGGTGCCGGAAAAACCACGCTCATGCGTCTCATGGCCGGCCTGCTGCGCGCCGATGACGGCTCCATCGCGGTCCTGGGTCTGGACCCGCTGACATCGACCCGCGCCTTGCGTCGGCGCGTGGGCTACATGCCCCAAAAATTCGGCCTGTACGAAGACCTCTCGGTCATCGAAAACCTGAACCTGCACGCCGACCTGCGCGGCGTCATTGGCCAGGAACGCGACGCCACCCTGGCCCGTCTGCTGGCCTTCACCGACTTGCACCAGTTCATGGACCGGCTGGCCGGTCGGCTTTCCGGCGGCATGAAGCAGAAACTTGGCCTGGCCTGCGCCCTGCTCGGACGGCCGGACCTGTTGCTTCTGGACGAACCCGGCGTGGGCGTGGATCCCATTTCCCGTCGCGAGCTGTGGAAAATGGTCCGCGAACTGGCCGGCCAGGGCATGGCCGTGGTCTGGAGCACCGCCTACCTGGACGAGGCCGAGGCGTGCGACGAGGTCCTCCTGCTCCATGACGGGCGTCTGCTCTTCGCCGGCCCGCCCCGAAATCTGACCGGGCGTCTGGCCGGGCGCTGTCTGCATCTGCGCGGCGTGACCGGACGGTTGCGCCAAGCCCTGGGACGGGTGCTGCGCCGACCCGAGGTCGCCGACGGGGTCATCCAAGGCCGCAACCTGCGGGTCGTGCTCAGGGACGGCGCCGCCCGCCCCGATCCGATCGATCTGGACCTGCCGGGACAACCACGCTGGAGCGAGGTCGCGCCCCGCTTCGAGGACGCCTTCATCGATTTGCTCGGCGGTGGTCCAGGCGGGGATTCGGTCCTGGCCCGGTCCATGCCCCAACGAAACGGCAATGGGACCGACCTGATCGTGGCCGAGGACCTGACCAAGATGTTCGGAGACTTCGCGGCCACGGACCGGGTCACCTTTTCCGTGCACGCCGGCGAAATCTTCGGGCTGCTCGGTCCCAATGGCGCGGGCAAATCGACCACGTTCAAAATGATGTGCGGCCTCCTGAAACCGACCTCGGGCCGGGCCGAGGTCATGGGCATCGACCTGCGGCGCAGCCCGGCCAAGGCCCGCCAACGCCTGGGCTACATGGCCCAAAAATTTTCCCTGTACGGCAAGCTGACCGTGCTCCAAAACCTGGAATTCTTCTCCGGCGTGTATGGCCTGGCCGGAACCCGACAGCGCCAGGCCGTGAATGAAATGATCGAATCCTTCCATCTCCAACCCTTTCTCGATGTCCCCACCGACGACCTGTCCCTGGGCTACAAGCAACGCATCGCCCTGGCCTGCGCGGCCATGCATGAGCCGGACATCCTGTTTCTGGATGAACCGACCTCCGGCGTGGACCCCATCACTCGACGCGAATTCTGGAACCACATCAACGGCGTGGTCGAAAAAGGCGTGACCGTCATGGTCACCACCCATTTCATGGACGAGGCCGAGTACTGCGACCGTATCGGTCTGGTCCACCAGGGCCGGCTCATCGCCCTGGCCCCGCCCGACGATCTCAAGGCCAGCGTCATTTCGGCCGACCTGCCCGATCCGACCATGGAGGACGCCTTCATCGAACTCATCAACCGCCGGGAGCGCGCATGA